Part of the Gammaproteobacteria bacterium genome, TATGTTGGCATTGGTTCCTGCTTTATTTGTTCTGATTTATTTTGGTGAGCGCTCGACGATGCAGCTGCTGGTGGGTTCTCAAGTATTTTTAAGTTTACAGTTGCCTTTGGCGATGGTGTCGCTACTGCGGTTGACTTCAGATAAAAGGCGGATGGGGTTGTTGGTTAATAGTCGGTGGATGCGGTGGTTAGGTTGGCTGGGGGCTATTATTATCATTTTGGCTAATGTAGTTTTGATTATTGAGATGATGGGTTAAAGAGGAAATTGACATATCGAAAAAATACGATATAATGATTTTATGATGAATATCACTCCTATCCTGAAAGCACTTTCCAATGAAAAGCGTTTGAAAATCTTGCGGTGGCTTAAAGACCCGGGCAAGCATTTTTCATCGCCTGTGTGTGATGTAGAGGCAGAGGGAGTTTGTGTGGGGTTGATTGAACAAAAAATTGGCCTGTCGCAATCTACGGTTTCACAATATTTAGCGCTGTTGCAGCAGGCGGGACTTATTACTATGGAGCGCAAAGGGCAGTGGACGTTTTGTAAGCGTAATGAGAAAGCGATTCAAGCTTTGACTAAAGCGCTTAAAGAGTTGTAAAAATTTTTTAATCGCAAATATCGGAATTTTGCGATATACGAACTTATTGTGAATTTAGTTGTTGGCGCGAAAATCAAAAACATGCATGTTAAAATCTCTTCGAACTCCCCTTTTTAAAGGGGGAGGAAATTTGGAAACTAATCTTATGAACACATCTATTTCTTCACAACATCGTTTAAACCAAAAAGAACCGCATATCCTTATCCTAATTATCATGAGTTCTTTTGCCTCCATGGGTGCGATAATTTTTGCGCCAGCTTTGCCAGAAATCGCTGCGTATTTTCATATTTCCGGTGGGCATAGTCAGCTGACTATCACTTTATTTTTATTAGGTTATGCCATTGGTCAATTAATTTATGGGCCGTTGGCGAATCGTTTTGGGAGGAAGCCTGCGTTTTTTATCGGTATTGTGATAGCGACAATAGGGTCACTTATCAGCATTGCTTCAGAACCGCTGCATTCATTTGGCGCTTTAATATTGGGGCGTTTGTTAGAGGCGCTGGGATCAAGCGCCGGATTAATTGTGTCTTTTACGATTATCAGCGATCACTATTATCCTGAGCAGGCGCGTCGCATTGTCGCTTATCTGATGTTGGCTTTTGCTATTGTGCCAGGTATTGCAACTTTTATCGGCGGTTTTCTTACCAGTTATTTTCATTGGATCAGTTGTTTTTATTTTCTGTTAATTTATGGGTTAGCTTTAATTCTTCCAGCAGCATGGCTTAAAGAAACCGCGCAAGAATTGAAAAAGGATGCCACGCATGCCAAGCAAATTCTGAAAAATTATGGCATTGCATTAAAAAATAAGTTGTTGATTTCTACGAC contains:
- a CDS encoding metalloregulator ArsR/SmtB family transcription factor — its product is MNITPILKALSNEKRLKILRWLKDPGKHFSSPVCDVEAEGVCVGLIEQKIGLSQSTVSQYLALLQQAGLITMERKGQWTFCKRNEKAIQALTKALKEL
- a CDS encoding multidrug effflux MFS transporter; this translates as MNTSISSQHRLNQKEPHILILIIMSSFASMGAIIFAPALPEIAAYFHISGGHSQLTITLFLLGYAIGQLIYGPLANRFGRKPAFFIGIVIATIGSLISIASEPLHSFGALILGRLLEALGSSAGLIVSFTIISDHYYPEQARRIVAYLMLAFAIVPGIATFIGGFLTSYFHWISCFYFLLIYGLALILPAAWLKETAQELKKDATHAKQILKNYGIALKNKLLISTTLFFALSGMCVYLYVASSPFIAINDLHLTPQFYGLIGLIPFVGTALGSIVSAQLASRFSVRILMLAGFMIDISAAVLFCVLFYLGLVNIPVLIGCGFILMFGNCLIVGNGASIATSTSEDKANASAMMNFINVGMVMVGTFLLAVTPGVPTVKLPVGLVLAMLVMGVVWFSLIQSRK